CCCTGAAAGTGATTCCAGTTACATTTCAGGACTCCTAGGATGCTTCTGAAAACTTGTTTGTGCAACTGAACCCTCACTAGAGAGGCTAGCTTAGATGACCCcgctgttttcattttcatctgttttgtgtatAGTAGGAACAGCAAGGAAAAACTGCTATTTCAAAGGCAAAAGCACAGGTTCCAAATAATGCTGACTCTTCTATGAAAAATCTAAGGATTTACAGCAATAATGACAGAATGGGATGAAAAATATACTCATGACTTATCATGGGCCACAATTAACATACAAGAAAGATGTTAAAGATAGGCTCTTGATTTGAGGAAAGGACTGTTTTTGCTTTAGCTACAGGTTTAGCATCTGTCAGCGGATgccattcactcagcaaacatgaCTGAGCAAGCACTATGTTTGCCACTGGGAGAGACACAAGCCCGAGGACACGGCCTCCGCGTCTGGGGCACCCAACCTGGCACGTCAATGAATGGCCACAGCCTACTTGACTGACGGCATGAGAAGGGCCCTGTGCCCTCTGGAGGCTATAGGGCTTTTCAGGGGGATCCATGGAGTAAAAGACCCTAATTTAGGAAGCTTCGTGAGTGGTCCCGATAAACCGGTGGTGGAAGTAGGTCCAGATACCTATCCTGGACTCACTTCCCTGCCCACAATCTCCACTGCCTGAGGGTCAGTCACCCATTGTCTCCACTGCATACCAGTCTCATACCCTCGAGGCACTGAACTGCAATCCACCTGGCACCTGACCTTCCTTTAGTGTCCAGAACCAAGTTCACCGAAGTGACCAatcacacacacaggaaatggcCAAACAATGAACCAGGGCACTAAGGTCTGACCAAGAGCTAATTCCGGGGAAGATGCCAGAGCACCAGGACACGGCCCAGCTGCACGGTGACAAAGAGCCCCCCTCCGGAGCCAGCTGAGCCTCTCAGTGCATGATGAGCCCCAGGGTCCAGCAGCAAGGCTGGCGGGTTCTCCTGTCCACGCCCCGACCCAACTCTCCATCGCTGTGAATGGCACCGCCAGGTCAGAGGAGGCGCCTGTGCGCTTAGGGGTAGGGGGCATCTTCTGGGGCCGATTTCAAGACTCGTTTTCTCAGGCATGCAAGTTCAAGTGGCAGCTGGCCACCTGCACGTTCAGTTCTCCCACCAGTTCCACCTTCTAACAATCAAAAGTCCCAGTTTCTTCTGTAACAAGGATTGTtctaaggatgaaatgagatagtGTTGGTCAAGTACCAAACATACAGTGAAAGTACTTaccaataattattaattttataacagGAAAAACTTAGCATGTGGGAACCAcaatttataaaagataaatagtTCATGGCAAGCCCATCAAGATGTCATGAACATCTGTTGGCCTAGTTTTGTCAGGGTAATTCCAGGCTGGAGGCAAATCTATAATGGGATTGAGAGAGTGTACTGCTCCCCTCTGTCTGAGGCAGATGTTTCCAGGTCCCATCCAACCCCACTGGAACCAGTCCTTCACGTTTTTATATCCAGCCAGCTACACGCGACTGCTGCCGGGCAGGCTGTCTTGCTCCGGGGCCCGGCCATTCCGAACCAGCGCACTTATGCTCTCTGCTCTTCGTGCCCCGCCGTTCCCACCACGTGTGTAGCCCTGCACAGCGTTGGCTCCTCTCACACCACTTACTGGGTTTCAGGGTTGGGCAGCAGAGTCATCGGAAAAGTCCCATGATGCCAGAAAGCAACTCAAATGGCAAAAAGAACACAAGGAGTTAACAAATAAGGACTTCCACACGCAGAAACAGTGAAAACCTCGGGCGGaaccaaaagttcattttttcttccaagatgtTTGCTTACAACACGCTCGGGATTATTTAGAACGTGTGTTTTAAGTATAGTGGAGCACAAGCTGCAGTTTTTCGAACCTGGTTGTTCCATTTAGTCTTTTCAAGTAGCCTGGGGCCCAGCAGACTCAAAGTAAGGTGGAAGAGAAGGCCCGGACCCCCAGAGACTTCTGCCCAGCCAAGAGCCCCCTGGTCACAGGAAAAAGCTTTCTggtattttgcattttacatcttAAGTTGCTTCTGATACAAATTATTAAGGTGAGCCAACGATTAATCATGTTTTGATGGCtctaaacttcatttaaaaacaagatgGGCAATGTCTCTTCTATCTCCTAGGAAATCAAGGAGCAGGAGGTGGTGGACAAAGTCATGGAAACTCTGGACAATGATGGAGACGGCGAATGTGATTTCCAGGAATTTATGGCCTTCGTCGCCATGGTTACCACTGCCTGCCACGAGTTCTTCGAACACGAGTGAAGCGGAGAGAGCTGTTCCTGTGGCAGAGACGAAGGTCACACAAGGACGCAGAGGGCAAGGGCTTGCAGGCTAGTAGGAGCTGAGCTTTCCAGCCGTGTTGTAGCTAACTAGGAAGCTTGATTCGCTTTGTCAATGACAAATTGAAAACCTCTTTCCAAGGGCCGTCTTCCAATGGCCCCCGTCACTATCCCTGCCCCGTTAGGCACACGTGTTAGCTGACTGGCCCCAGGGACTCGGTCACGACCGCTTAGGAGAGTGGGTTCTCGGTCACGGAGCGTGTGCTCCGCCCGCCGTCACGGCTGCGGAGAACCCTAACCCAGAAAGATCAAACCGGAACCAAAAACGACTCTGGACGCTGGTGGCTTCCTTAAGTCTCCACCATTGCCAAACACACAAAGTTTTGCCCACCATCCTTTGAAAAGGCTGCCCTCCCTTAAATCTGTTCTCATCGGCGCACAGGAATGTGCGCGGGGCACATCGTGGCGGCGCGGTGACAGCGATGAGCTGTGGTGAGCTGTGACCCCGGGGAAATACTCAATACTAACGGTCCTAAAGGAGGAACATGTCTCCCAAGCCACCAAGTACTGGCATTTTAATTGTGACCGCAACTGCGGGTCACAGTTCCACACTCAGCGCAACTCCCCTGAGAGGCTCACAGCTCGCTGGGTCTGTGGGGGGACGCGTGAGCGGCAGGGGGAGCACCGCCCGCCCGAGCGGGGTTCCGCTCCCGTCTCGGGAGACAGGCGTTGTGCAAGTAACTCTCTTTGCTTGGCCTCCTCTCCTGTCCCTAAGGCGGTGGCTTCCTAAAGGGACGTGTCCGGTCTGTTGGGGTCATTCCCCGCTTGTCTGTGCCCGGCCGGGGTCTGCCCACGGCTGTTGGGAGAGTCAGTGCGTGTGCAAAGCTGAACTTTATGCTTGGGTATCCACGAATGCAAATGTGTTCTAAATATTAACAATCACTTccaggaaaattcaaattaaccTCATCCACCCCttattctgctgcttttttttaagtgcacagacTTGGAAATTCATAAACCAATTGATTGCTTGTATTTGCATTAAATAAAAAGAGTCCTGTAACAATCCTCCGTAGCCCTTAAACACGAAACCAAGTGAAATACCTGCAAACCTGGAAAGAGGAGTGAAGTCAATGGCCTGGCATCATCGTCACCGCAGACGCTGCACTCCCCAAAGTCAGGGCAGGTGCACAGGGCCAGGGACACTGGATGGGCGTGAGGTGGGTAGGGGTGTGGTGTGAAGGGAAGCGGCATAGATGGGGCAGGGTGCAGAGGGGTGAGAAGGTGCCTGGAGCAGTGtgatgaggaaggaagggggtggaAAGGAGTGGTGAGATGGAGGTGAggcagggtgaggaggaggggtgATGCagggtgaggggggcgggggggtctgggtggaggggggtggtaaGACGGTTGAGGAGGAGACACCAAGAGAGGGGTGGTGTGCggtgaggtgggggtgaggaggaggggtgaggagaggggaggcaggcGTGGTGAAGAGGGGTGTGAAGAGAGGGGTGAGGAGGTACCTGGTGAGGtgggggttagggttagggctgGGGCCGGGGCGAGGGAGAGGGGAAGCAGGAGTGGTGAGGAGGGGTGTGATGAGgtaggggtgagggtgagggctgaggtgggggtgaggagggcggCTGAGGGGTAGGGCAGCACCAGGTGGGACAACCCCCGGCCACGGGCTCCTGCCAGGAACTTCCAGCCTGGTTGGCGTCGGGGTGGCCTCCCCCGGACTAATCTACTAATGGGCTAGTCCTCGGAAGCCGAGCTGTGATTGGTCTGGCCGGTCACGTGCccagggggatggggggtggtgcCTGCACGGGCTGGGAAGAAGCGGAGACCAAAGTGGCCGTCCAGGCATTTGGGGCTGGGGACTGAAGCCAGCACGTAGGGACCGTCTCCagggtcccctcccctctccccgccgATGGCTtgccctcccagccctcccccaacccttccccccccccctcccgtgaGGGGGAGCACCGTGTCAGGACAGGCGTCTGGGACGCTCCTTTGTGCTCTGGCCGGTTTGCTCCCCACAGGGTCACTGGCACCTGCTTGTCCCACCATCCTGGCCCCCTAGAGCCTTGCAGTTGTTGACCTTGGAAATAAGACAGCCAGTAAAATCACcagcaaaatgggtttatttaAGAATGGCAGAGAATGGagcacttggggggctcagtcagttgagccaccttgatttcagctcaggtcgtgatcccagggtcatgggctgggctcagatcctgcttgagattctgtctctctctctctccctccacccgtCTCCCACAcgctctcacaaaaaaaaaaaaaaaaaaaaaaaaaaaaagaaaagaaaggaaaaaaaaagaacatggcagAGAAATTGAAATTCACAACGTGCAAGGTGTGACAAAGCACAGGCGGGTCCAGAGAACACAGGAAAGTTGCTTCACAGAGAAGAGGAAGGTAGGAGCGGCTGCTCTGAAAGGAAGGTGCACTGCAGGCCAGTGAGGACAGCCGGTCCGGGACCAGGGTCAGTGCTGGGACAGCTGGGGCGGGAACACAGGACGAGGAGCAGGTCTGGGAGGACCAGGGGGGTCCAGCACAGCTGTCCGGCTCGGCCGCGGCTGGCATATGCCTTGCGCAAAGGGGTCAAGGTgccagagggaggaggctggCAAGCGGGCTCTGGGCTACAGCTCACACGGTGTGTGTTCATCACCAGAGGACCGCCTGCTGCGTTAGCCAGAAGTTGGGTGAGTCCCTGCTGGTACCTCCCCTGCCCACTTGGATCCAAGAATCTCAAGGTGACTCAGTTCCCAGATGTCCACCCGGCTTGCAGACCAGACAGGAACAAACTGGAGTGTACTGGCCCCCAGCAAGCCTGCCATAGCCGCTGCTGAGTGTCCCTGGTGGTTCCCCCATCCAAGGGGTGCTCCTTCACCCTGAGGAGGGAGGCTGCTTCTCAGCATGTCTGCACAGCCAcctccagggctcctgggggctTCCTAGCACAAAGACCCCTCATTCCAGGTTGTAAAATGCCCATCCTCCTCCTCTGACCTCGGCTGGGGGTGACCCGCCCTCACCTCCAGGCTAGGTCTGGGAACGGGTGGTTAACGTCCCCACAAGGCTCCTGGCCGGCACTGCTGGTCTGACTATCCAGAAGCTGCCGCAGGCATTTCCAGGTGGGCAGTGGGCAGGGGCGAGGTGTCCAGTTGGGGCAACGACCTGTCTCAGGCATCACCAGGGAAGATCAGCTCCTGGCTGAAGCCAGGAGCAAATGCCACTCAGTCAGTCACTGAGGACCTCAAGGATGGGAACGCTGCAtcgttcatttttttatttttatgtttgtttatttttgagagacagagtgcgagtggggaggggcagagagagagggagacaccgaatctgaagcaggctccaggcaccgagctgtcagcacagagcctgatgcggggctcgaacctacgaactgtgagatcatgacctgagctgaatgaagtcagacacttaaccaactgagccacccaggcgaccctcccTGGTTGGGTTTTGATTCAATCCAGTACTGGTTTCGATGGGCTCCCAGTGGAGGTCCCACGGCCGGAAGCAGCTAGACCAGCTATGTGGAGGAGATCACATTTGACCAATGAAGAGGAAACCTCACATGGGGCAGCTGTCCTGGTGACTTAGGTGGCTGTCCTGTGCCCAAGACAGACAACTTTGtataaggacaggaataaagagagggcatcGAGTTTCTGGATCTTACTACCATTCCAGTGGGGGGACTAACTTCCAGCCAAGaggcaggctttctcctccccatAGAGTAGCCACGGCTCGAGGATTGTGGCCTGAGCAATAAGGCTTTACTCCTTGAAAAGCCTCTGAAATGAgagtaaaggaaggaaagagtacTTACCAAGTTTGCACCGGCTCAGAGTCCAGATAAAAAGACGCGAAGCCACACGTTGGGTGCCAAATGATGGGGTTGTGGGGCCATGGTGGGGTtcggagctgacagccaagaaagaattcttggaagacatctttggtgcaaaaaggtgattttattaaagcatggggacaggacccgtgggcagaaagagctgcactggggttgtgaggagtgatttattatataccttcaggttgggagggggtcagggacagCGTAAGTCTAACggattttggaaacaaggtttccaggacctcaAGGGGCTAGAAGTTAGGGGaaatgtcatttattactgtttagtaaaatcTCAGTTATGAGACCCTTCTGATGTAGACCAGGGGGCCACAAGcctggagtatgattgccagcatatatcttggggcagttgagataaaggaagtagacttacaggatcctggggggtcGGGATAAAGCTAAggcaagattcccttttgcccccagcCAAGTGTCATCATCCAGGCAGCTCaactcctagaggaaggtcactctgccggtCTCAAGGACTTGttaatgggctgtaggcagtaagggaatttaagttttcacttgccttagtttcccacatcaccatggcaagcactaaaacccctttcctttgttctgggtggccaggagtgtctgagggaTATCCTACAGATCCCACCCCGGGGGCAGGGGTGCTTGCTTGTACTTCCCCCTCAGCTTGCCCCAGCTCCCTCATCAGGAACAATGGCACACTGCTGAGTGACACGCCTGCCTTCGGAGCTCAGCAATCAGTGGAGGCAGGATCGCACCTGAACTTGCCTTCTCAGCTTGCCTCTCCTAGCTTGGAACCATCAGCTTACAAGCTGGGCGAGGGGGATCGGGCCCCAGTATCCTCAGTGGCATCTCACCCAAAGGAGAGGCTCCATCCACAAGGTGGCTGGGTGGAAGACGAGGTTATGGCTGTGCTGACCGTCCTCTGAAACAAATCAGCTCTATTCATAATCTGAAACTAAGCACCAGTAACCATAGTTTGCATAAAAtaattagaacattttaaaaaacaacctaaattaagaggtgcctgggtggctttgttggctgggtgtctgactctcgatttcagctcaggtcatgatctcatggttcgtgggttcaagctctgcaccgacttgtggagcctgcttaggattctctctctccaccgtcccgcccccccccccccgcccctcacctgctcacataatttttttttaagtttatttattttgagagagagagaaagcgcgagtcagggaggggcagagagagaatcccaagcatgctccccattgtcagcacagagcccaacgtggggctcgaatttacaaaccgtgaggtcatgacctgagctgaagttggacgcttaactgactgagccacccaggcacccctagacgtgataattcttaaaattttttttaatgtttatttacttttgagagagagagagagagagagagagagagagagagagagagatggtaagcaagggaggggcagagagagagagggagacacagaattggaagcaggctccaggctctgagctgtcagcgcagagcccgacgcggggctcgaactcacaaaccgcgagatcatgacctgagccaaagttggctgcttaactgacagccTCCCAAGCGCCCTGAGATGTGATAATTCTTAATGTAAAATGGTTCCTACAAATCAACCAAAAAACCTTTGAGTGCAGTAAGAATTGCTGGATCCGAatacaaatgagaaacaaaaacgACACATGAAAACATCTTTAACGTGACTAGACGTGACAGTTACTTGACTGTAATTTGGCAAGGACTTATTTTAATCTGTCAGGCTGCTGGAAGAGGCCCTTCTACCCTTCTGGAGGGCAGAAGGCACCCAACGCTTCACACAGGGCATGACCTCTGACCTGTCCACTCTGCCTGAAGGACCTGCGCCCGAGGCAGCACCTGTCGCCGCGGACGTGAGGACTCGGCACTGCTGAGGTGTAGTGTTCAGTGCTGGTGTGGACAGCGAGAGGAAAACGACCTTCAGTCACAGCACACCCGTAAGACACGGTTGTTAAAACATGTAGAAGATATATATCATAGATTAAAAAGTCTGTAATTTATTAAGTacaaaaactaatataaaaccatatgatcctaattttgtaaaaatccttaaaaagaaaaaattaagccCTGAAAGGATTTTTGTTAAACCCTAATGCTGCGATTAATCAGAGGTAGGATGATAGGAgatcttaattttcttctttacacGTGAATGTGCTTTGTAGATTTTATGCTATCGGCATAAATGcttttatattcagaaaaaaaaaaacgcatgATAAAATACATCCTATATGgggtaatttaaaaaacattttcacacATTTCAAAGTGCAGAATTACAAATAGTCAATACCTTTTATTAAcataatgatataaaaaaattttagtgtgatATACAGAATTCCCAGAGagtacttttaaaacattttaatgcgCTTCTTAAAATCTGAATTTACAAGACACCTTGTCTTACTGCCACTGACCTTTCAATACAAAAATTTTACAGTATTTGTTTGCTATAAAACTACAACATTAAGATTAGGGTTAGGTAGTTTTTCCCCGTTGGCCATCCCGTTCTAAGGAATGTCCATGAGTCCGCCGCTAGAACCTCTGTATGTCAGACAATAAGTTACACAGATTCTGTACATAATTACAATAGAGTTATTAGAATTCCAGTATGCTGTGACATACTAGCCGCAGCTCAACACCACAGGCAACAGAACTACTATGCACGTGCTATTTGTAGCCAAATATGAGTAGGATGTGAGAGTCCGCCCACTTAGCCAGACCCATTTGGTGGTGAATTTAAAATGGTAGAGAATTAATAATAGCTTTGTTAGGCACTGTTCCAGGCTAATTCCTGAAAAGCCTGGTTGTTCCTAGGAAGCATGCATAATTCATAAACTTTCCCACCCTCAATCCCCCCCAAACCCCACAACTTCATAACACTCTTTAATagctatataaaaataatctgtCTTAAGGTTTGAGCTTCGCTTCAAATTCTTAAAAGTATCTAAAGGATTTTACATTCTCTTCTTTGATTTAGGTTTACTATATTACATCAGTTTCATCAAGTTTgaataaaataactgaatatgGTTTGGCCAAGTTTTATAGGCACACAATTGAAACTGCGAACGCCAGGCGGGCAGGGGTCTCTCCGCAGCCCCCAGACTGCATGCAGGGCGCTCAGCAAATAGCACGAACGACCTGAAAGCCTCAGACGCTGCCGCCAATGCTTCCAAGTCTGTCGAACTGTAATAAAAGTAACAATTCAACACAATTCCATGTACCGAGAAGAATTCATATTGTGGAGTTACCACAACAGGTACTGTAACGGCACAGCATGGAGTCACAAAGCTGGGACAGTCGTCTCAGACTAAATGCTGGTTAATCTTCCCCAAACAACGCGTCTAAGCTGACAGCCCAAAATGGCACTTACTGAGTATTCGTGACAACAAATGCAGACAACTGGGCACACCTGTTTCAATAATGAAACCAGCAGAGGCAGTGCCGTGTGGCCACAGCGGGGCCTCGGGtctgagagtggggagggcaggccaGGACTGCCTCCCTCcatcactctgctcctccccaggggCCTCAAGTTCTTTCTGGCAGGAATTCTATACATGAAGTTGTCATTTGAAGTgagaataaataattgaatttttaaaatcaagaatggtATTTTTAGCCTAAAACAAGTGCAAACTCGCAGCACAGCAGAGCGCTCGTGATCCCTTGCCGCAGCCACTCCAGGCCCCCTCGCGGGCGCCCACCTGTTCAAATACCGACTGACAAAGGTCCTCgaagatgaaaacatttcttcaaatagtCAGGAAGTGGCTCCTAAAATGAGATTTGGGGATCCTTGGGACGGGTCCGTAAAAGCAGAGGGCACAGCATTCCATGAAGACTGGAGTCTTTTCTGGTGGCTGCAGACAGTGTGGTGTCTTCACAAGCCCCAACACCTCTGACCGGCTCCCGCACCAGGAGGCCGGGGACCACACCTGTCTCAGGAACGTGGGGTCGACAGGCGGCACTCACATGTTGTAGGCGACATAGATGGGGTCCAGCTGGTCAGCCAGGAAGCCATCACGCAGGTGCATGCGCTGCTTCTCGCCCCGAGAGTTGATGGGGATCACACCTGGGTCCACAATGACCACCACACCCACGACCAGGTGATGCTCCTCCAGCACGACGTTTGTCACCAGGGCCACCAGGTCCAGCGCATCCTGCTCCAGCCCATCcagctccaccaccaccaccagcaggtTGGTCCAGGTGAACACAGCACTGCAGGGACAGGGAGGGGTAGATGGCATCATGCATGGGACGGGCACAGGCTTCTGGGAGCAAATGGACAAGTGGGAAATGGTGCAAGTACAGGGTAGTTGGCCTGCACTACTGCCCAACATAATTTGAAGTTGGGCTAAATGTGTTTTATGGGAATCTGTATTCTAATTGAAGTCCTTCATAAGAACCAATAGTATTATTTGATGTTGAAAGCTGTATGTGTCCCAATTCAAGCTCCCTTCAAAGTGAAGTCATGGTGAGTCATGAccacttaaatgtaaaaattcacattaaaaacagaaacacttcAGGATAACTGTAGACACCTCATGTTTTGGGGGCCAGACTCTTGCTTTACAGGTGGTCGGGAAACGAGAAAGAGAGGCTGCGAGGGGCTTGGGGTCTGCTGCTGGAGAGGCAGGTGTCcgccagcaccccccccccgtgGAGAGCGTCTGCAGGGACAGAGGCTGCAGGGACAGGGGCTACCGGGCAGGGCGGGACGTGGCTCTCACCACTCGGCGATGCTCCTGTGGGCTCGAACCACGGACGTCTCGATGTCTATGGGGTGGTAGCGCATGCCTCTCAGCTCCAGCGTCTCGTCCAGAGATCCGACCACGTACAGCGCGTCGTGCCGCTCTGTGAACACGGTGCAAAGACCTCAGAAGGGCACCCGGGGAACGGCGGCACCTTCCACGTATCCACAGCAGCCCCGAGCCGCGCTCTGTGGGACGGGGCCCCGCTGTCCACACAGCAGGTGACAACTGGGCCTCCTTGGGGGTGGTGCCGTCCCCTCGGTCCCACGCGAGGGCGCCTCTGCAGCCAGGAACACCTCAGGAAAGTCAGGCCAACGCGTGAACACATATTTAGAAATAATCTGTACCATGTCTGGAAACAAAACAGCATCTGTAGGGACACCACAAGTTCTGACTCGATCTGGTAAACCTGCTGTGGCCTCGGGGACCCTGCAACTTTCAGGGTCACGCAAGGGGAGGGCCTGGTGGCCTGATCACTAACACCCCCACATCCTCAGCAGAGGCCGAGGGTCCAAGGCCAGTGAGGGACCCCCACAGTGGCAAAACAGTAATATTCAGAGAAAACTGCTATCAGAGCACCCCCAAGTCCTTCACCCCCGCACCTGAAGATACACGCTCACAGCACAGGGTGAGGGGTCAGCAGGAGTCCCTGAGCTGTTGAGGCATGAACGTCAGACTCTCGGGCCACAGCGGCAGGCCTCCCGTGCGGTGTGGACGGACCCCACCACACATGCGGCCCGTGTGCAGGGGGTGAAAGGTAACCCTCACCTCCACTGGCGTCAGTGAGCTCTGTTCTTCGAAGGAAACCCAGGTAGCCAGTCCTTGCCCAAATGGTCTGTGTGTCTCCAAAACTCAGCCGGGCACTGAAGTGGTCAGCGTGGAGCGCCTCCTCCCCATAGACCGTGTAGTAGCCGGTGGCGTTGTGGGGGCTGCTCACCCAGATCTGGTGGGGCCCAGGGGACAAGAATGTTGGCACGTCACAAACGCTGGGCACAGGTTCTGCCGTGAGACAGCCACTGGCCGAGTGAacaaaggcagggggagggggagttgttTCAGTGTCTCTCGTCTTGTGGCTCGAGCAAAACTGCAGGCACAGAGAAAGCAGACAAGCAGCTTTTCTCTCCTTGGAGCGAAGCGACCCCTCCTTCGCCCTAGGAGCCACCGGTGGGACTCTGTGGCACGGATGAGCTCACAGAGGCGCCTCCCTGCTGCTCACGTTGAACTACTGTTGACAGTGAGAAGGAGTCGGGAGC
The Panthera tigris isolate Pti1 chromosome C2, P.tigris_Pti1_mat1.1, whole genome shotgun sequence genome window above contains:
- the S100B gene encoding protein S100-B, coding for MSELEKAMVALIDVFHQYSGREGDKHKLKKSELKELINNELSHFLEEIKEQEVVDKVMETLDNDGDGECDFQEFMAFVAMVTTACHEFFEHE